DNA from Streptomyces luteogriseus:
TGGTCTTCTCGTCGATGGCGCGCTTCGCCTACTGGTAGACGCCGACCAGGGCGTTGTCCGTGTAGTAGAGGGCCATGCCCGACTTCTTCATGTCGCCGTACGCCATGGCCCGCCAGACCGTGCTGACGGTTCGTTCGCTGTCCGCGAGGATCGTGTCCTTGGTGGCGTCGCCGGTCCGCTGATCCTCGAGGACCAGCTTCACGGATCAACGCCATCCCGTCGCCGGAAGGCCTCAGCCCAGCCTCTTCGTCAGCATGTACTCCGTGATGCCCGGGGGATAGTCCGGCACCACGGACACCACCTCGTACCCCTGCTTCTCGTAGAACCGCGGGGCCTGGAAGTCCCAGGTCTCCAGGCGGGACGCGCGGCAGCCGCGCGAGGTTGTCGCGATCTGTTCCGCCTGCGCGAGCAACCGCGCGCCCAGACCCCTGCCGCGGTGGCGTTCGTCGACCCAGAGGTAGGTCACGTGGAGCCAGGTCGCCCAGGTGTGGCCGACCAGGCCGCCGGCGAGGGCGTCGTCCCGGTCGTTCACAGCCCACACATGCAAGGGGGCGTCCCTTTCGTCCGGTGTTCCGCGCAGGGCGCGCAGGATCGGAGAGGCGGCTGTGTTCGTGTCCCGCAGGCGTGTGCGGAGCAGATCACGTCGGGCCTTGTCGACTTCTGTCTCAAGACGGAACATGCGGCACACCATAAACGCGTCGGACAGTCAGTTCTGCAAATAACCTTCCGCTCCGGGCCCCCGTCCGTACCCTGATGAACAGCACCGGTGGGGGCCGGTGCCGCTCAGGGGGCGAGACAGCCGGGTACGACGCCCGGGGTGGGGGTAGCGGTACTGCACGGCGGCGGCCGTGCGGCTGCGGCGACCCGAACAGGCTGCCGCGGCACCGACCCACGGTCGGACGCGGCGGATCCGGACACTCCGGCGTCGTACCCGCGCGGTGTCCTCCTCCGACGATGGGGTAGCCCCTGCTCTTCGGGAGCTCGGGGAAGGGGGTTTCGTGGTTCGCATCCGTGTCCTGGTCGTCGACGACCATCGCATCTTCGCCGAGTCACTCGCGGCGGCCCTGGCGGC
Protein-coding regions in this window:
- a CDS encoding GNAT family N-acetyltransferase gives rise to the protein MVCRMFRLETEVDKARRDLLRTRLRDTNTAASPILRALRGTPDERDAPLHVWAVNDRDDALAGGLVGHTWATWLHVTYLWVDERHRGRGLGARLLAQAEQIATTSRGCRASRLETWDFQAPRFYEKQGYEVVSVVPDYPPGITEYMLTKRLG